From a region of the Streptacidiphilus albus JL83 genome:
- a CDS encoding RICIN domain-containing protein yields MNAKRIALIVGAFFSVATLSLANASFASADTASGHLWNASPSSNECLAAAGNKHDSDVIMWTCDGEAGQQWYAAPHNNGNAANDITIKNGNGDCLGVMDDSETEGAQVVAWSCDQNSDQDWSVQSNTGSTMVLVNERNPLNCLSVSGGSTANGANAITWNCYDYTADQQWSSAVGDNAFADEQSLQN; encoded by the coding sequence ATGAACGCGAAGCGTATAGCCCTGATCGTCGGCGCCTTCTTCTCCGTGGCCACCCTGTCCCTGGCGAACGCCTCCTTCGCCTCCGCCGACACTGCCTCGGGCCACCTCTGGAATGCCAGCCCGTCCAGCAACGAGTGCCTGGCAGCGGCCGGTAACAAGCACGACTCCGACGTCATCATGTGGACCTGCGACGGCGAGGCCGGCCAGCAGTGGTACGCCGCCCCGCACAACAACGGCAATGCGGCCAACGACATCACCATCAAGAACGGCAACGGAGACTGTCTGGGAGTGATGGACGACTCCGAGACCGAGGGTGCTCAGGTCGTGGCCTGGAGCTGCGACCAGAACAGCGACCAGGACTGGTCGGTCCAGAGCAACACTGGTAGCACCATGGTGCTGGTCAACGAGCGGAACCCCCTCAACTGCCTGAGCGTGTCCGGGGGCTCCACCGCGAACGGTGCCAATGCGATCACCTGGAACTGCTACGACTACACGGCAGACCAGCAGTGGTCCAGCGCGGTCGGCGACAACGCCTTCGCCGACGAGCAGAGTCTTCAGAACTGA
- a CDS encoding ATP-binding cassette domain-containing protein: MRSRRPATHQLTTKAAAHGALATHLGLSPTAVALLADSLRDGRRPLRRIAALSVAESAPALASGWVTAVALNDGFLRGRPGIGLAWLGVLAVLYVVRAVAERAVLTSLAAVIEPMRDRLTHHVVHNTLLQATTSDQSPDTAGVSRLSSQIDSVRDLTGALLRTARPLAVTLIAASAGLAALDRLLALLVIVPLGAAVAVFGWSMRRLTGLRRATVLAAEEVAGQSGEALTCARDITSLGAEEQAAALVAERVDTARRSLVRVGQASALRTPVVLVGGYVPLLGLLLVGGHLTDVHAVTTGALIGAVTYVSGSVIPALQLMTGTVSGYWSQFGVLLNRLAEAAPVPTPDTLPGAPTPRSTPRSIPRSTPRPTQTSGPCITPDISVESLTFAYGPGAEPVLRDLDLTIPHGDHLAIVGASGIGKSTLAQLLAGTRAPTSGAVRVAGRRIIDLPEELRPGLVALVPQEAYVFPGTVRDNLGYLAPQLTDPELLGAAEALGMLPLLVRLGGLDAWLPDPVGTLSSGERQLIALGRTYLSPASVVVLDEATSHLDRAAEGRAEAAFQQRHGTLVVIAHRSSSAARARRVLHLDGDRATLT, from the coding sequence ATGCGCAGCCGACGGCCTGCGACACACCAGCTGACGACGAAGGCGGCCGCACACGGCGCCCTGGCCACACACCTCGGGCTGAGCCCGACCGCGGTCGCTCTGCTGGCGGACTCGCTGCGCGACGGCCGTCGGCCGCTGCGGCGCATCGCCGCCCTGTCCGTCGCGGAGTCGGCACCCGCCCTCGCCTCCGGCTGGGTGACCGCCGTCGCTCTCAATGACGGCTTCCTCCGAGGCCGGCCCGGCATCGGCCTCGCCTGGCTGGGTGTGCTCGCCGTCTTGTACGTGGTCCGCGCCGTCGCCGAACGCGCCGTTCTCACCTCGCTCGCCGCCGTGATCGAGCCGATGCGCGACCGTCTCACCCACCACGTCGTCCACAACACCCTGCTGCAGGCGACGACCTCCGACCAGAGCCCGGACACCGCCGGCGTGTCCCGGCTCAGCAGCCAGATCGACTCGGTGCGGGACCTGACCGGGGCGTTGCTGCGCACCGCCCGGCCGCTGGCCGTGACCCTGATCGCGGCGTCGGCCGGGCTCGCCGCACTCGATCGTCTCCTCGCCCTCCTGGTGATCGTCCCCCTGGGGGCGGCAGTCGCGGTGTTCGGCTGGTCGATGCGCCGGCTGACCGGCCTGCGCCGCGCCACGGTGCTCGCGGCGGAGGAGGTCGCCGGGCAGAGCGGTGAGGCGTTGACCTGCGCACGTGACATCACCTCACTCGGCGCTGAGGAGCAGGCGGCAGCACTCGTGGCCGAGCGGGTCGACACGGCCCGCCGCTCACTGGTCCGGGTCGGGCAGGCCTCCGCGCTGCGCACACCCGTCGTGCTCGTCGGCGGGTACGTCCCGCTGCTCGGCCTGCTGCTCGTCGGCGGGCACCTGACGGACGTCCACGCCGTCACCACCGGCGCCCTGATCGGCGCGGTCACCTACGTCTCGGGATCCGTCATCCCGGCCCTGCAGCTCATGACCGGCACAGTCAGCGGCTACTGGAGCCAGTTCGGCGTCCTGCTCAACCGGTTGGCCGAGGCCGCACCCGTGCCCACGCCGGACACGCTTCCCGGCGCACCGACCCCGAGATCAACTCCGAGATCAATTCCGAGATCAACCCCGAGGCCGACGCAGACCTCCGGGCCCTGCATCACCCCGGACATCTCCGTCGAGTCACTGACCTTCGCCTACGGCCCCGGCGCGGAGCCGGTGCTGCGCGACCTGGACCTCACCATCCCCCACGGCGACCACCTTGCGATCGTCGGCGCCAGCGGCATCGGCAAGTCCACACTCGCCCAACTCCTCGCCGGGACACGGGCGCCGACCTCCGGCGCGGTCCGGGTCGCGGGCCGCCGGATCATCGACCTCCCCGAGGAGCTCCGGCCGGGGCTGGTCGCCCTGGTCCCGCAGGAGGCGTACGTCTTTCCCGGCACGGTCCGGGACAACCTCGGCTACCTGGCCCCCCAGCTCACGGATCCCGAGCTCCTCGGCGCCGCCGAGGCCCTCGGGATGTTGCCTCTCCTGGTCCGGCTCGGCGGCCTCGACGCCTGGCTGCCCGATCCGGTCGGGACGCTCTCCAGCGGGGAGCGGCAACTCATCGCCCTCGGCCGCACCTACCTCTCCCCCGCGTCCGTGGTCGTGCTCGACGAGGCGACCTCACACCTCGACCGCGCCGCCGAGGGACGCGCGGAAGCCGCGTTCCAGCAACGCCACGGCACCCTCGTCGTCATCGCCCACCGCTCCTCCTCGGCCGCCCGCGCCCGTCGCGTCCTCCATCTCGACGGCGACCGCGCCACCCTCACCTGA
- a CDS encoding RICIN domain-containing protein — MCDGGQNQLWEFVPVTANSYNVINMYTGECLEDHGYESGNGATVDQWTCGAGSNMDWTFSSSNPGWITNANGLVLEVRGSSTANGASVDLWTNNGSATQQWDL; from the coding sequence GTGTGTGACGGCGGGCAGAACCAGCTGTGGGAATTCGTGCCGGTCACCGCCAACTCTTACAACGTCATCAACATGTACACCGGCGAATGCCTGGAGGACCACGGCTACGAGTCCGGGAACGGCGCCACCGTCGACCAGTGGACCTGCGGTGCCGGCTCGAACATGGACTGGACCTTTAGCAGCAGCAATCCAGGCTGGATCACCAACGCCAACGGCCTGGTCCTGGAGGTTCGCGGCAGCAGTACCGCCAACGGCGCCAGTGTCGACCTGTGGACCAACAACGGCTCCGCAACCCAGCAGTGGGATCTCTAA